One genomic segment of Amycolatopsis sp. WQ 127309 includes these proteins:
- a CDS encoding sigma-70 family RNA polymerase sigma factor — MEAPGRTGIGHTGPSSSAAAAVLAADPVDDLVPLLYKNFRATLFSQVLSLTNYDRQWTEDVVQETMIRAWQHSETLEREPGMLRGWLLTVARRIVIDGWRNRRVRPQEVALEIPDNAESADRTDSSLAALTISRALTELDEKYQSVISQTYLAGNTVRQAATILGIPEGTVKSRLYTAMRQLRKALGEVTVR; from the coding sequence ATGGAAGCACCGGGCAGAACAGGTATCGGCCACACCGGCCCCTCCTCGTCCGCCGCCGCGGCCGTCCTCGCGGCGGACCCGGTCGACGACCTGGTCCCGTTGCTGTACAAGAACTTTCGCGCCACGCTGTTCAGCCAGGTGTTGTCCCTCACCAACTACGACCGGCAGTGGACCGAGGACGTGGTGCAGGAGACCATGATCCGCGCCTGGCAGCACTCCGAAACCCTTGAGCGCGAGCCTGGCATGCTGCGAGGCTGGCTGCTCACGGTGGCCCGCCGGATCGTCATCGACGGCTGGCGGAATCGCCGGGTACGCCCGCAGGAGGTCGCTCTGGAGATCCCCGACAACGCCGAGTCAGCCGACCGCACCGACAGTTCGTTAGCCGCACTAACGATTTCCCGCGCATTGACGGAACTGGACGAGAAATACCAGTCCGTCATCTCCCAGACGTACCTCGCCGGAAATACCGTTCGCCAAGCCGCGACCATTCTCGGAATTCCGGAGGGAACCGTGAAATCGCGGTTGTACACGGCGATGCGGCAATTGCGTAAGGCGCTCGGGGAAGTGACGGTGCGATGA
- a CDS encoding AAA family ATPase yields MDTEVNPENPVSGASVPKRPAPRLPGREPELSRLTRLFPVALGGTAASAVLAGEFGMGKSATLRAAAALAADSGFTAAIATGSRLESHLPGGVARQLAEALQDITADPASPRPRLPHAAEQCGPAGESEALERFFHLVREAAERGPLFLGIDNVHLADAWSMRCLAYIRHRVLDLPVLIVLTALIGHPPHREVALLEMAGCTPATITLNGLGDAAAAEILGLAPGELASTCREATGGNPYLLHALRPRLLPGADPHALGSSLIGQVLHTRMHEFPNAPAILHAAAIAGEDASFDLLAQLAGIDELDALPAIDTMVRLHVLDNSSRPTLSYSFVRNSVLKDMPQTTRAVNHARAAKLLAETGAPIERVAAHLLEATAIRIPWGVDILRQSARTALFAGDAELASRHLRRALDERLSSGRRVAVLLQLAHAEFQVDPPAAAVRVREAVDNIGRRETAAFIANAMLLSLCGGQDARLAISAAGQIAARLDAGGPDAVGPLLSMTYLAEAGSRLGPPPEFRDFEEQWAPLTDPAARRSRSALLALDTVRSGESAQDAIAHFADALAGDDDGDLFEQHYFFTLATAVLADEPAHVDRLCRILDVEREPWDVHVPQGALPTLARGIALQAGGDLQRASVHFESLLRRFDERGATTTCPVGVLCAAKLVECWVDLGRFEAATSLLDRMDFVAGQGLFTHTYLLYARGRLRVATGYTRFGFEDLLSCGRRLAHHGMRFPGFVPWRAHAARAALALGQGEDAARLAEEDLSAATRWGAARPLGTALTTLGLVREDDEAERSLAKAITALSASPARLQLATALTELGSLQSRHGQSEKAIETLRQAVELSEHCGARPLARRAAEELRSSRRALTPAKDNEHGLTRQESRIAVMAAQGLTNREIATALHLTRRTVELHLSGAYRKLGIPGRAELGGALAKSHRGG; encoded by the coding sequence GTGGATACCGAAGTAAATCCCGAGAACCCCGTCAGCGGGGCTTCGGTACCGAAGCGTCCGGCTCCGCGGCTCCCCGGCCGCGAGCCCGAGCTCAGCCGCTTGACCAGGCTCTTCCCGGTCGCGCTGGGCGGCACGGCGGCGAGCGCGGTACTGGCCGGCGAGTTCGGCATGGGCAAGAGCGCCACGCTGCGCGCCGCCGCGGCGCTGGCCGCGGACTCGGGCTTCACCGCCGCGATCGCCACCGGGTCACGGCTCGAGAGCCACCTGCCCGGCGGGGTGGCCCGGCAGCTGGCCGAAGCCCTGCAGGACATCACCGCCGACCCGGCCTCACCGCGGCCGCGCCTGCCGCACGCCGCCGAGCAGTGCGGCCCGGCCGGCGAGAGCGAAGCGCTCGAACGCTTCTTCCACCTCGTCCGCGAGGCGGCCGAGCGCGGCCCGCTGTTCCTCGGCATCGACAACGTCCACCTCGCCGACGCCTGGTCGATGCGGTGCCTCGCCTACATCCGGCACCGCGTGCTCGACCTGCCGGTGCTGATCGTCCTCACCGCCCTGATCGGGCACCCGCCCCACCGCGAGGTGGCCCTGCTGGAGATGGCGGGCTGCACGCCGGCCACGATCACGCTCAACGGCCTCGGCGACGCGGCCGCCGCCGAGATCCTCGGCCTCGCCCCCGGCGAGCTGGCGTCCACCTGCCGCGAGGCCACCGGCGGCAACCCGTACCTGCTGCACGCGCTGCGGCCGCGGCTGCTGCCCGGCGCGGACCCGCACGCGCTCGGCTCGTCGCTGATCGGCCAGGTCCTCCACACCCGGATGCACGAGTTCCCGAACGCCCCCGCGATCCTGCACGCGGCCGCGATCGCCGGCGAGGACGCGAGCTTCGACCTGCTGGCCCAGCTCGCCGGCATCGACGAGCTGGACGCGCTGCCGGCGATCGACACCATGGTCCGGCTGCACGTGCTCGACAACAGCAGCCGGCCGACGCTGTCCTACTCCTTCGTCCGCAACTCCGTGCTCAAGGACATGCCGCAGACGACGCGGGCGGTCAACCACGCGCGGGCGGCGAAACTGCTCGCGGAGACCGGCGCGCCGATCGAGCGCGTCGCCGCGCACCTGCTCGAGGCCACCGCGATCCGGATCCCCTGGGGCGTCGACATCCTGCGGCAGAGCGCGCGCACCGCCCTGTTCGCGGGCGACGCCGAACTGGCCTCGCGGCACCTGCGGCGCGCGCTCGACGAGCGGCTGAGCTCCGGGCGGCGGGTGGCCGTGCTGCTGCAGCTGGCGCACGCCGAGTTCCAGGTCGACCCGCCCGCGGCCGCGGTGCGGGTGCGCGAGGCCGTCGACAACATCGGCCGCCGCGAGACCGCCGCGTTCATCGCCAACGCCATGCTGCTCTCGCTGTGCGGCGGTCAGGACGCCCGGCTCGCGATCAGCGCGGCCGGCCAGATCGCGGCGCGGCTCGACGCCGGCGGCCCGGACGCCGTCGGGCCGCTGCTGAGCATGACCTACCTCGCCGAAGCCGGCAGCCGGCTCGGGCCGCCGCCGGAGTTCCGCGACTTCGAGGAGCAGTGGGCGCCGCTGACCGACCCGGCCGCGCGCCGGAGCCGCTCGGCCCTGCTGGCGCTCGACACGGTCCGCAGCGGCGAGTCCGCGCAGGACGCCATCGCGCACTTCGCCGACGCCTTGGCAGGCGACGACGACGGCGATTTGTTCGAGCAGCACTACTTCTTCACGCTGGCCACCGCGGTGCTCGCGGACGAGCCGGCCCACGTCGACCGGCTGTGCCGGATCCTCGACGTCGAGCGCGAGCCGTGGGACGTGCACGTGCCGCAGGGCGCGCTGCCGACCCTGGCCCGCGGGATCGCGCTGCAGGCCGGCGGCGACCTGCAGCGGGCGAGCGTCCACTTCGAGTCGCTGCTGCGGCGGTTCGACGAGCGCGGCGCGACGACGACGTGCCCGGTCGGTGTGCTGTGCGCGGCCAAGCTCGTCGAGTGCTGGGTCGACCTGGGCCGGTTCGAGGCGGCGACGTCGCTGCTGGACCGGATGGACTTCGTCGCCGGCCAGGGCCTGTTCACCCACACCTACCTGCTCTACGCGCGCGGCCGCCTGCGCGTCGCCACCGGCTACACCCGCTTCGGCTTCGAGGACCTGCTCAGCTGCGGCCGGCGGCTCGCGCACCACGGGATGCGCTTCCCCGGGTTCGTGCCGTGGCGCGCACACGCGGCCCGCGCGGCGCTCGCGCTCGGCCAGGGCGAGGACGCGGCCCGGCTGGCCGAAGAGGACCTGTCCGCGGCGACCCGCTGGGGCGCGGCGCGCCCGCTCGGCACCGCGCTCACGACGCTCGGGCTCGTCCGCGAGGACGACGAAGCCGAGCGGTCCCTGGCCAAGGCGATCACGGCGCTGAGCGCGTCACCGGCCCGCCTGCAGCTGGCGACGGCGCTGACCGAGCTCGGCTCGCTGCAGTCGCGCCACGGCCAGTCCGAAAAGGCCATCGAGACGCTGCGGCAGGCCGTCGAGCTGAGCGAGCACTGCGGCGCGCGCCCCCTCGCGCGGCGCGCGGCGGAGGAGCTGCGCTCGTCGCGGCGCGCGTTGACCCCGGCGAAGGACAACGAGCACGGCTTGACGCGCCAGGAAAGCCGCATCGCCGTGATGGCCGCACAAGGCCTGACGAACCGCGAGATCGCGACGGCGTTGCACCTGACGCGGCGCACGGTCGAGCTGCACCTGTCGGGCGCGTACCGGAAGCTCGGCATCCCGGGGCGCGCGGAACTCGGTGGCGCACTGGCGAAGTCCCACCGCGGCGGGTGA
- a CDS encoding NAD(P)/FAD-dependent oxidoreductase produces the protein MSERIVIAGAGLAGLRAAERVRELGFDGEVVVIGAEPDIAYHRPALSKHLLTGAVSRADTLLADPLEVDAEWRFATTVTGLSPNRQVVHLGGEELRYDGLIIATGVEPRRMPGAPHGHQRVVVVRTLADTIALKRALATGPGPVAVVGDGFIGCEVASSLREMGRDVVLIGRARALLADVLGPDIGEWLTALHTARGVRLELGTAVRRWRPTAASVGIEFTDGRALDVACVVVAVGSVPAVSWLRGAKLPLDDGVVCGPTCHVVGSRTIVAAGDVARWPNLRFDPVPRRDEHWLNAVEMSRAAAANLLAGPQGSPAYTPVPRYWSEQHGVRIQVAGRPMLGTDTVLLESPAPGTRPITGFVRDGALVGLIGLDSPAAVLHWTAELARRLRSPGGEPAPEIVRPRHGGDRDHSGAIAGW, from the coding sequence ATGAGCGAACGGATCGTCATCGCCGGAGCCGGCCTCGCCGGCCTGCGTGCCGCCGAGCGGGTGCGCGAACTCGGGTTCGACGGCGAGGTCGTCGTCATCGGCGCCGAGCCCGACATCGCCTACCACCGCCCGGCGCTGTCCAAGCACCTGCTCACCGGCGCCGTCAGCCGCGCCGACACGCTCCTGGCCGACCCCCTCGAAGTGGACGCCGAGTGGCGCTTCGCCACCACCGTCACGGGCCTGTCGCCGAACCGCCAGGTCGTCCACCTCGGCGGCGAGGAACTGCGCTACGACGGGCTGATCATCGCCACCGGCGTCGAACCCCGCCGGATGCCGGGCGCCCCGCACGGGCACCAGCGGGTCGTCGTCGTCCGGACGCTGGCCGACACGATCGCCCTGAAGCGCGCGCTGGCCACCGGTCCCGGCCCGGTCGCCGTCGTCGGCGACGGCTTCATCGGCTGCGAGGTCGCGTCCAGCCTCCGGGAGATGGGCCGCGACGTCGTCCTCATCGGCCGCGCGCGGGCCCTGCTGGCCGACGTCCTCGGGCCCGACATCGGCGAGTGGCTCACGGCGCTGCACACCGCCCGCGGCGTCCGCCTCGAGCTCGGCACCGCGGTCCGGCGGTGGCGGCCCACCGCGGCGTCGGTGGGGATCGAGTTCACCGACGGGCGCGCCCTCGACGTCGCCTGCGTCGTGGTCGCCGTCGGCAGCGTGCCGGCGGTGTCGTGGCTGCGCGGTGCCAAGCTCCCGCTCGACGACGGCGTCGTCTGTGGGCCGACCTGCCACGTCGTCGGCTCGCGGACGATCGTCGCGGCCGGCGACGTCGCCCGCTGGCCGAACCTGCGCTTCGACCCGGTGCCGCGGCGCGACGAACACTGGCTCAACGCGGTCGAGATGAGCCGCGCGGCCGCCGCGAACCTGCTCGCCGGGCCGCAGGGCTCACCGGCGTACACGCCGGTGCCGCGCTACTGGTCCGAACAGCACGGCGTCCGCATCCAGGTCGCCGGCCGGCCCATGCTCGGCACCGACACGGTGCTGCTGGAGTCCCCGGCGCCCGGCACCCGCCCGATCACCGGCTTCGTCCGGGACGGCGCGCTCGTCGGGCTGATCGGCCTCGACAGCCCCGCCGCCGTCCTGCACTGGACGGCCGAGCTGGCGCGCCGGCTGCGTTCGCCCGGCGGGGAGCCCGCGCCCGAGATCGTCCGCCCGCGCCATGGCGGCGACCGCGACCACAGCGGCGCCATCGCGGGGTGGTGA
- a CDS encoding ferredoxin has protein sequence MPLRFAALFAATAAPLLGAVLPAAAGELQQTGRTLLTRLKQHTLWAVPASRDRRGFGCRVRPRWLRFHRLGYPAIGLLAAYAWLGAIRSGHLAAFWLAGITLLVPPVVLSALRVLPASALVRAGLIAPVPDADTLRVDVDSHLCHSYGVCQSEAPQVFRLGHDGRLEYEKRPAARLTPHVRAAARACPMRAIHLVGAIR, from the coding sequence ATGCCGCTCCGATTCGCAGCACTGTTCGCGGCCACCGCCGCGCCGCTGCTCGGCGCCGTTCTCCCGGCCGCCGCCGGGGAGCTGCAGCAGACCGGCCGCACCCTGCTGACGCGGCTGAAGCAGCACACCCTGTGGGCGGTGCCGGCCAGCCGAGATCGCCGCGGCTTCGGGTGCCGAGTTCGACCGCGCTGGCTCCGCTTCCACCGGCTCGGCTACCCGGCGATCGGCCTGCTCGCCGCGTACGCCTGGCTCGGCGCGATCCGGAGCGGCCACCTCGCCGCCTTCTGGCTCGCCGGGATCACGCTGCTGGTCCCACCGGTCGTGCTGTCGGCACTGCGCGTGCTGCCCGCGTCGGCGCTCGTGCGCGCCGGGCTGATCGCGCCGGTCCCGGACGCGGACACCCTGCGCGTCGACGTCGACAGCCACCTCTGCCACTCCTACGGCGTCTGCCAGTCGGAGGCGCCCCAGGTCTTCCGGCTCGGCCACGACGGCCGGCTGGAGTACGAGAAACGGCCGGCGGCCCGGCTGACACCCCACGTCCGGGCCGCCGCCCGCGCCTGTCCCATGCGAGCCATCCACCTGGTGGGAGCCATCCGATGA